The genomic DNA TGGGTGGCGAAGGCGAGGACGCCGCGCCAGGGAACCGACTCGTCGTGCTTGCCCTGCAGAAGCAGCGTCGGCGTCTTGTACAGTGGAAGAAGTCGGGCGGTTTGTCGCGATTTCAGATCGGCGATCCACCCCCAGCCCAGCTCGCAGCTCACGAAGTCATTGCCGAAATCGACGACGCCGTCCTTTTGCCACTGCATGGTTTTTTCCGGGCCGGCCCAGAGCAGAAACCCTTCGTCCATGCCGAAGGCGGGAGCAATGTGCATCCCGCAGGCGATTCCCTCTGGGTTCATCGCGCTGTGCCAGATCGCGGTAAAGCCGCCCATGGAAGAGCCGATCAACCCCAGGCGAGCGTGACCACGCCCGGCCAGCATGGCCTGGATCGCCTTGAGGTCTTCGATATTGCGCTCGATGGTGAGCCCGCGCATGTCGGAGCCCGATTTGCCGTGGCCGCGAAAGTCGAAGGTGCAGAAGGCCAGCCCGTTCTCGAGCGCCCGTTCGCGCAGGAACTGCGCTTTCTCCCCCTCCTGGTCGGATCCGAACCCGTGCAGGAACACCAGACAAAGGGGGGCCTTCGCCCCGGCGGGCTCATCGAGGCGAAAACTCAGGTGGGAAACTTCCGCGCCGTCGGCATCGAGGATGGGAAGACGTTCAAAATCAGACATGGGGGGCTCCTCGGCTCGGGCGGGCAGGCCCGGGATTGCAGGGGATTCGGGACGAGATCAGAGCCATCCTCTATATCGGAACAAGCCCGTTTGCGCCACCCAGGGCATCCAAAATCAGCTCTTGGGTGCTTCTTGCACCCCAGCCCCGGAGCGGCTACAAAGGGAGCCTCCCGCGGGGGTTGTCAGGTGGTGACTGCCCTCTACCAGGCCGGGACCAGCAACCACCACACAGGCGGCCGTAGCTCAACTGGATAGAGCACTTGACTACGAATCAAGAGGTTGCAGGTTCGAGTCCTGCCGGCCGCGCCATTTACCGCTTCTTCACCAAATACACATGACGCCCTTCCAGCACGAGTTCGCCGCGCTGGTTGGTGAGTTCGCTACGCAGGGTGACCAGGCCCGTTGTGCGCTGGGGTTGAAGTT from Chrysiogenia bacterium includes the following:
- a CDS encoding alpha/beta fold hydrolase, whose protein sequence is MSDFERLPILDADGAEVSHLSFRLDEPAGAKAPLCLVFLHGFGSDQEGEKAQFLRERALENGLAFCTFDFRGHGKSGSDMRGLTIERNIEDLKAIQAMLAGRGHARLGLIGSSMGGFTAIWHSAMNPEGIACGMHIAPAFGMDEGFLLWAGPEKTMQWQKDGVVDFGNDFVSCELGWGWIADLKSRQTARLLPLYKTPTLLLQGKHDESVPWRGVLAFATQCQYEGIDLHLFADGDHRLTDRKDRLWELMWEFLRGRGLVSA